A stretch of the uncultured Desulfobacter sp. genome encodes the following:
- a CDS encoding Imm26 family immunity protein — MKKMEVNPGDVFEFQLPNGKYAYGRIYKGIGAGFYKKLSNTPNTPPIGSRDFFFLIGFQSGVLEDGIYHIIGKDPFGENEDQWIPPTYSYNLGLEKYIIYHQGEIIKYTKNKSDCNGLEAGGAWNIDEIIKRIMKEIGEPISDDDKKNSVFNPEQIDEDLFDNDIANDVKKRFEQFIEIGLSVAQATNNILNFFKNELGDDEEKAIIYLSLVSLQMKHGSLQGTIKKRALKIIESGQGIERWEESGGEILDQKKNFLNELKDQIVSYNKQ; from the coding sequence ATGAAAAAAATGGAAGTTAATCCTGGAGATGTCTTTGAATTTCAATTGCCTAATGGGAAATATGCATATGGTAGAATATATAAAGGTATAGGAGCAGGATTTTATAAAAAATTAAGTAATACGCCTAATACACCTCCAATCGGCTCAAGAGATTTCTTTTTTTTGATAGGATTTCAGAGCGGCGTATTAGAAGATGGAATATATCATATAATTGGTAAAGATCCTTTTGGAGAAAATGAAGATCAATGGATACCTCCTACATATTCATATAATCTCGGACTTGAAAAATATATAATATACCATCAAGGAGAAATAATAAAATACACAAAAAATAAAAGTGACTGTAATGGTTTAGAAGCCGGTGGTGCATGGAATATAGATGAAATAATAAAAAGAATTATGAAAGAAATTGGAGAACCAATAAGTGATGACGACAAAAAAAATAGTGTTTTTAATCCTGAACAAATAGACGAAGATCTTTTTGATAACGATATCGCGAATGATGTAAAAAAACGATTCGAACAGTTTATTGAAATTGGTCTCAGTGTTGCTCAAGCTACCAACAATATTTTGAATTTTTTCAAAAATGAATTGGGTGACGATGAAGAGAAAGCAATAATTTATCTTTCATTAGTTTCCCTACAGATGAAACACGGCAGTCTACAAGGTACCATAAAAAAGAGAGCTCTTAAAATAATTGAATCTGGGCAAGGTATCGAGCGATGGGAAGAAAGTGGAGGTGAGATATTAGATCAAAAGAAAAACTTTTTGAATGAATTAAAAGATCAAATTGTTTCATACAATAAACAATGA
- a CDS encoding Sbal_3080 family lipoprotein, which yields MKSFLLFSFSLFLLLSGCTAVTVDPVDSNLAITHVCIKDCPEKCFDRRMLYLIQDGFQRHGITTEVFNCELPSECEYSLTYCCERAWGMATYLGHAEIQLYHGKSQIGNATYHLKGKAGFAFTDWENTKSKIDPVIDELLSGLQSGD from the coding sequence ATGAAATCTTTTTTATTATTTTCTTTCTCTCTTTTTCTTCTGTTGTCTGGGTGCACCGCTGTCACAGTAGACCCTGTAGACAGCAATTTGGCTATCACTCATGTCTGTATTAAGGATTGCCCGGAAAAGTGTTTTGACAGGCGCATGCTGTATCTTATCCAGGATGGCTTTCAACGTCATGGTATTACCACAGAAGTATTCAATTGTGAATTACCGTCTGAATGTGAATACTCATTGACTTATTGTTGCGAAAGGGCATGGGGCATGGCAACCTACTTAGGTCATGCTGAAATTCAACTTTATCACGGTAAATCGCAAATTGGGAATGCGACGTATCATTTAAAGGGAAAAGCAGGCTTTGCATTCACCGACTGGGAAAATACAAAATCGAAAATTGATCCTGTTATTGATGAGTTGCTTAGTGGTTTGCAATCAGGAGACTAA
- the aqpZ gene encoding aquaporin Z, with amino-acid sequence MNKYGAEFFGTFWLVLGGCGSAVLSAAFPDVGIGLLGVSLAFGLTVLTMAFAIGHISGCHLNPAVSFGLWAGGRFPAKELLPYIIAQVLGGIAAGAILYLIASGKAGFDLSAGFASNGYGAHSPGGYSLLSALITEVVMTMMFLIVILGATDERAPQGFAPIAIGLCLTLIHLISIPVTNTSVNPARSTGVALFAGDWAIAQLWLFWVAPIIGGILGAVVYRFIGTETQ; translated from the coding sequence ATGAACAAGTATGGCGCAGAGTTTTTTGGAACATTCTGGTTAGTTCTCGGCGGATGCGGCAGCGCCGTTTTATCTGCTGCTTTTCCAGACGTTGGTATAGGACTGCTTGGTGTATCGCTGGCATTTGGTCTCACCGTGCTCACAATGGCCTTCGCCATTGGACACATATCAGGATGTCATCTGAATCCGGCAGTTTCGTTTGGCCTTTGGGCAGGTGGGCGTTTTCCGGCAAAAGAGTTACTTCCCTACATTATTGCACAGGTTTTGGGCGGTATCGCAGCAGGTGCTATTTTATACTTAATCGCCAGTGGAAAGGCTGGATTTGACCTTTCCGCAGGCTTTGCTTCAAACGGCTACGGCGCACATTCACCGGGCGGGTATAGTTTGCTGTCCGCACTGATCACTGAAGTGGTGATGACTATGATGTTTCTTATCGTCATTCTTGGCGCCACTGACGAACGCGCCCCACAGGGTTTCGCACCTATTGCAATTGGTTTGTGCCTGACTCTCATTCATTTAATCAGTATCCCGGTAACAAATACGTCCGTAAATCCAGCGCGCAGCACCGGCGTCGCGCTCTTTGCAGGCGATTGGGCGATTGCACAACTCTGGCTTTTCTGGGTGGCCCCAATCATTGGCGGTATACTTGGCGCTGTAGTCTATCGTTTTATCGGCACTGAGACCCAATAG
- a CDS encoding ABC transporter substrate binding protein gives MTKKIPIFLFVIFAFTAIQSPSSYADSYNVTPTTNSGTKWRIGYYEGGNYIDYRYNLEGYIKALMELNWIKKQPLPKPTSAQNIRELWQWLADSIKSDYLIFVKDAYYSCDWNHEIRINTKKNVIGRLSNKKDIDLMLAMGTWAGQDLANNNHSVPVIVMASANPIQAKIVKSLEDSGFDHVTAKCDPGRYLRQLKLFHDLINFKNLGVVYEDSESGRIYANLADINQVAKKRNFNVVECHATESNVSEKKARDNLYNCWRSIAPKIDALWITVHNGEQPKFMPEILEPIFKYKIPSWTRRNSDQVARGVLMSISRKDYDDLGGFYAKTTGKIFNGAKPRNLKQEFKEPLKIAINTETAHKIDYKIPPAVLKIADEIYDHIETGSFKAE, from the coding sequence GTGACTAAGAAAATTCCCATTTTTTTGTTTGTCATTTTTGCCTTTACGGCGATACAATCCCCATCTTCATATGCAGATTCTTATAACGTCACGCCCACCACAAATTCCGGGACGAAATGGCGCATTGGATATTATGAAGGCGGCAACTATATCGATTATCGTTACAATTTAGAGGGTTATATTAAGGCGCTGATGGAACTTAATTGGATCAAAAAACAGCCATTACCCAAACCAACAAGTGCTCAAAACATCAGAGAACTATGGCAATGGCTTGCTGATTCAATAAAAAGTGATTACCTGATTTTTGTAAAAGATGCCTACTACAGCTGTGATTGGAATCACGAAATTCGAATCAATACGAAAAAAAATGTGATAGGCAGGCTCTCGAATAAAAAAGATATTGACCTGATGTTGGCAATGGGAACTTGGGCAGGGCAGGATTTAGCCAACAATAACCATTCAGTGCCTGTTATAGTCATGGCATCTGCCAATCCGATACAGGCCAAAATAGTAAAAAGTTTAGAAGATTCAGGATTTGACCATGTTACAGCGAAATGCGATCCTGGCCGGTATCTTCGTCAATTAAAATTATTTCATGATTTAATTAATTTCAAAAACCTTGGTGTCGTTTATGAAGACTCTGAGTCAGGGCGAATTTATGCAAACCTGGCGGATATTAATCAGGTTGCCAAGAAACGAAATTTTAACGTGGTGGAATGCCATGCCACAGAATCAAACGTCAGCGAGAAAAAGGCAAGAGACAATTTGTATAATTGTTGGCGAAGTATCGCGCCTAAAATAGATGCACTCTGGATAACGGTTCACAATGGCGAGCAACCAAAATTCATGCCTGAAATTCTTGAGCCAATATTCAAATACAAAATTCCCTCCTGGACACGGAGAAATTCAGATCAAGTCGCAAGGGGGGTTTTAATGAGTATATCAAGGAAAGATTATGACGATCTAGGGGGCTTTTATGCAAAAACAACAGGTAAAATTTTTAATGGCGCAAAACCACGAAATTTAAAACAAGAATTTAAGGAACCTCTGAAAATCGCCATAAATACAGAAACTGCGCATAAAATAGATTACAAAATACCGCCGGCTGTTTTGAAAATTGCTGATGAAATTTATGATCACATAGAAACCGGATCTTTTAAAGCAGAATAA
- a CDS encoding response regulator, with translation MISCVVAGLLMAMFIIREREAEEKFSKAFFSSPAWMVISLLETGRILEVNEAFLKATGYKKQEVANLKDYEIGFRKNNDDRQTSVDWTPGNGADKNMEVEIIGKDSKRINAIYSKELLSIGGQKCLLFTALDLREIKRLQASLQQAQKMESIGNLAGGIAHDFNNILVPIIGMSELLIEDLPNDSFEYENALEIYNAGKRAAELVKQILAFSRKGEDQMMPVKLQTVLKEVLRLCRSSIPANIDIQHEIQDDCGSVWANSTQLHQVLMNLITNAYHAVQEKNGLIIVKLKEVTLKTNDRHKYSVPPGKYVMLSVSDNGTGMTLDLKNKIFEPYFTTKEQGKGTGLGLAVAYGIIKECNGDIEVFSIVGKGTTFNIYLPLMGKTVDPGQTDGVDTEPLEGEGHILLVDDEEQIVHLVKRMLERLGYTVTFRLSSIDALDAFKNNPGDFDLVITDMTMPNMTGDILAKKLNEIRQDIPVIICTGFSEKINQEKALPLGINGLLMKPIARAELAKTVRRVLDEAQSG, from the coding sequence TTGATTTCTTGTGTGGTTGCCGGGCTGCTCATGGCAATGTTTATTATCCGGGAAAGAGAAGCTGAAGAAAAATTTTCAAAAGCCTTTTTTTCCAGCCCTGCATGGATGGTGATTTCATTGCTGGAAACAGGCCGAATATTGGAGGTCAATGAAGCTTTTTTAAAGGCAACCGGTTACAAAAAACAGGAGGTGGCCAACTTAAAGGACTATGAAATTGGGTTCCGTAAAAATAACGATGACCGCCAGACCTCCGTGGACTGGACTCCGGGTAATGGTGCCGACAAAAATATGGAAGTGGAAATAATTGGGAAGGATAGTAAGCGCATCAATGCGATTTATTCCAAGGAGCTCCTGAGCATTGGCGGACAAAAGTGCCTGCTGTTTACAGCGCTTGATTTAAGAGAGATCAAGCGCCTTCAAGCCAGTCTTCAACAGGCTCAAAAAATGGAATCCATCGGGAATTTGGCCGGTGGGATTGCCCATGATTTTAACAATATCCTAGTTCCGATCATTGGCATGTCAGAGCTTTTGATAGAAGACCTGCCGAACGACAGCTTTGAATATGAAAATGCGTTGGAAATATACAATGCAGGGAAAAGAGCCGCAGAACTTGTAAAACAGATACTGGCCTTCAGCCGAAAGGGTGAAGATCAAATGATGCCGGTAAAATTGCAAACAGTATTAAAAGAGGTGTTGCGCCTGTGCCGGTCTTCTATTCCTGCAAACATAGACATTCAACATGAGATACAGGACGATTGCGGCTCTGTCTGGGCAAACAGCACACAACTCCATCAAGTCTTGATGAACCTCATTACAAATGCATACCATGCCGTTCAGGAAAAAAATGGTTTGATTATTGTTAAACTAAAAGAGGTGACGCTCAAAACGAATGATCGGCATAAATATAGCGTACCTCCCGGTAAATATGTAATGTTGTCCGTTTCAGACAATGGCACAGGTATGACACTGGATCTTAAGAACAAAATATTTGAACCTTATTTTACGACCAAAGAACAGGGTAAAGGTACGGGGTTGGGCTTGGCAGTTGCCTACGGAATTATTAAGGAATGCAATGGTGATATTGAGGTTTTCAGCATCGTGGGAAAAGGAACAACATTTAATATATATTTACCATTGATGGGAAAAACGGTTGATCCTGGGCAAACGGACGGGGTTGACACAGAACCATTGGAAGGTGAGGGGCACATCCTGCTGGTTGATGACGAGGAGCAGATCGTTCATCTAGTAAAAAGAATGCTCGAACGCTTAGGATACACAGTCACATTTCGTCTGAGCAGCATTGATGCTTTGGACGCGTTCAAAAACAACCCAGGCGATTTTGATTTGGTTATTACAGACATGACAATGCCGAATATGACGGGGGATATTTTGGCAAAAAAGCTAAATGAAATCAGACAAGATATTCCTGTAATTATTTGCACAGGGTTCAGTGAAAAAATTAATCAGGAAAAGGCATTGCCCTTGGGCATTAATGGCCTTTTAATGAAACCCATTGCCCGCGCTGAATTGGCAAAAACAGTTCGAAGGGTGTTAGATGAGGCCCAGTCGGGATAA
- a CDS encoding CoA ester lyase produces the protein MDKPCRTMISVPGNKTKMHAKAAASNVDVIMLDLEDSVPADEKEAARKTVIDSLHALDFNEKCVALRINSLDTPFAYKDLIQVVEAAGDRLETVVVPKVNHEADIHFAGRLLDGIEIALGQTRQIRIQACIETAQGLSRINEIASADPRLSSLSFGIADYQASIGAALVSLSGHGENEEQVYPGHRWHFQLSRMVMAAKANGLMALDAPFGNFRDDDGLKKSTALAKALGCDGKWVIHPDQIDTVNQVFTPASEEIQRARKILDAADDRSRGAVAVDGRMVDQATIRIARRVWTQAVFLGQV, from the coding sequence ATGGATAAGCCCTGTCGGACGATGATTTCCGTACCCGGAAACAAGACAAAGATGCATGCCAAAGCTGCGGCTTCCAACGTTGACGTCATTATGCTGGACTTGGAAGACAGCGTGCCGGCGGATGAAAAAGAAGCGGCTCGTAAAACGGTTATTGATTCGCTTCACGCTTTGGATTTTAATGAAAAGTGCGTCGCCCTTCGCATCAACAGTCTGGACACGCCGTTTGCCTATAAAGATTTGATTCAGGTCGTTGAGGCCGCCGGCGATCGTCTTGAAACTGTTGTGGTGCCCAAGGTAAATCATGAGGCGGATATCCATTTTGCCGGCCGTTTACTGGACGGCATTGAAATAGCATTGGGACAAACAAGGCAGATCCGGATCCAGGCTTGTATTGAGACCGCCCAGGGACTTTCCCGGATTAACGAGATTGCTTCGGCCGATCCCAGGCTATCTTCTCTGTCATTTGGCATTGCCGATTATCAGGCCAGCATCGGGGCCGCGCTGGTCTCTTTGTCCGGTCACGGAGAAAACGAAGAGCAGGTCTACCCCGGTCACCGGTGGCATTTTCAGCTTAGCCGCATGGTTATGGCGGCCAAGGCCAACGGACTTATGGCCCTGGATGCCCCCTTTGGGAACTTTAGGGATGATGATGGCCTGAAAAAATCAACCGCCTTGGCCAAGGCCCTTGGATGTGACGGGAAATGGGTGATCCACCCTGACCAGATTGACACGGTCAACCAGGTGTTTACCCCTGCATCGGAAGAGATCCAACGGGCCAGGAAAATTCTGGACGCAGCAGATGACCGCTCCCGGGGCGCCGTGGCTGTGGACGGCCGCATGGTTGACCAGGCGACCATCCGAATTGCCCGACGGGTTTGGACGCAGGCTGTTTTCCTCGGACAGGTTTAG